Within Ipomoea triloba cultivar NCNSP0323 chromosome 9, ASM357664v1, the genomic segment TTGTTCTTCCCTGAGAAGCTCTCCTACACAAATATTCATTGAAGGAACTAACTGTCTATTCATCAGGTTAGACCTGATTGTTTCAAACTCCCCCCTTAACTTCATTAAAAACTGATCACGCTTGCTGGTTTCATGGATATTTTGTACAGCAACTAGTCCTTCAGAAGGAACATTTGCATACACAATATCAGTGTATTCAGTCCAAAGAGTTTCAAATGAAGAATAAAACTCTTGGATTGACATACTCCCTTGACTGAGTTGGCTCAACTCAAGCTCCAATTGAAACCTTCGTGCTGAGTTGCTTTGGTTGTAGACGTTCTTCAAGTAATCCCACATTCCTCTAGAGGTCTTATAAGGCTTGAGACTGAGAAGTATGGAGGGTTCCACACTTCCAAGAATCCAGGACATAATCTGAGCATCCTTTACCTCCCATTTTGCATATTTctccttctccttttctttgtcaggtGCAGAATCACTGATATGACTCCATAGTTCCTTTCCCTTGACA encodes:
- the LOC116029336 gene encoding uncharacterized protein LOC116029336: MSLERSENFFVRFNGKNYSAWAFPFELFVKGKELWSHISDSAPDKEKEKEKYAKWEVKDAQIMSWILGSVEPSILLSLKPYKTSRGMWDYLKNVYNQSNSARRFQLELELSQLSQGSMSIQEFYSSFETLWTEYTDIVYANVPSEGLVAVQNIHETSKRDQFLMKLRGEFETIRSNLMNRQLVPSMNICVGELLREEQRLTTLAVLEQKAQNSAPIPVAYVAQRRSNGGRDMTNVQCYSCKNFGHFANNCTKKFCNYCKKAGHIIKECSIRPPKKHETAYNVSVGPSSVSNAGQSTITPEMVQQMIVSALSAFGFSGSSVRENDREGA